A genome region from Salvia splendens isolate huo1 chromosome 19, SspV2, whole genome shotgun sequence includes the following:
- the LOC121778997 gene encoding uncharacterized protein LOC121778997, translated as MEMDQDMEQQMEQENIQDAELELGPRQGLKLSSQMKNHIVQFLQQQCQAGALPHGSFQEAANRFKVHRITVSRLWGIAKQQMSDGQPVIMRGRASGYKKKTGKVMKSSNNCLFLRDLAIESLHVKWVLARQQLPALDEGKLLYHAMHNTVHIDEKWFYMTKASDRYYLPQFGTDGQTIFDGKIGIFPFTEQVPAKRKSKNRPRGTLETKSIPSVNKETMRECLLNQIIPTIKAKCPANACKSIDYILYVFKGCNFANQSLQTIKGVARFTKKQQIQRHHS; from the exons ATGGAAATGGATCAAGATATGGAGCAGCAGATGGAGCAGGAGAATATTCAGGATGCAGAACTGGAGCTAGGGCCGAGACAAGGCCTGAAGTTGAGCAGCCAAATGAAGAACCATATTGTACAGTTCCTACAACAGCAATGCCAAGCTGGAGCACTGCCACATGGTTCATTTCAAGAGGCAGCCAATAGATTCAAAGTGCACAGAATTACAGTGAGCCGATTATGGGGGATAGCCAAGCAGCAAATGTCAGATGGGCAGCCTGTTATCATGAGGGGCAGAGCATCAGGATATAAAAAGAAAACAGGTAAAGTGATGAAAAGTTCAAACAATTGTCTTTTCTTGAGAGATCTTGCTATAGAAAGCTTGCATGTAAAATGGGTGTTAGCAAGACAACAGTTG CCAGCTTTGGATGAAGGAAAGCTTCTTTATCATGCTATGCACAATACAGTTCATATTGATGAGAAATGGTTTTACATGACAAAAGCTTCAGACAGATACTACCT GCCACAGTTTGGCACAGATGGTCAGACCATCTTTGATGGTAAAATAGGCATATTCCCATTCACAGAACAAGTTCCAGCCAAAAGGAAGTCCAAGAATAGGCCAAGAGGGACATTAGAGACTAAATCTATACCATCAGTTAACAAGGAAACAATGAGAGAATGTCTCTTGAATCAG ATTATTCCAACAATCAAGGCAAAGTGTCCAGCCAATGCTTGTAAATCTATAGACTACATTTTGTATGTATTCAAAGGCTGTAATTTTgcaaatcagagcctccaaactATCAAAGGGGTGGCTAGGTtcacaaaaaaacaacaaatacaGAGACATCATAGCTGA
- the LOC121778998 gene encoding auxin-responsive protein SAUR66-like, with the protein MKGSSKKLSKIVGKWIRRGHFVVYSKDNTPSLVPLRYLNHPIFRVLLEMAEEEYGLTVHGLLQIPCDKEFVTFILSMLGKNTNYNVDKAVLSISRFQANYSFL; encoded by the coding sequence ATGAAGGGGAGCTCCAAGAAGCTAAGCAAGATCGTGGGAAAGTGGATACGAAGAGGCCATTTCGTGGTCTACTCAAAAGACAACACTCCATCTCTTGTGCCGTTGCGTTATCTAAACCACCCCATTTTTAGAGTATTGCTGGAGATGGCGGAAGAGGAGTACGGCCTCACCGTTCATGGCCTGTTGCAGATTCCTTGTGATAAGGAATTCGTCACCTTCATTCTTTCTATGCTCGGGAAAAATACCAACTACAATGTAGATAAGGCAGTCCTCTCCATTTCGAGGTTCCAAGCAAACTACAGTTTTTTATAG